GTTCTAATATTTTATCTTGTTTGTCATTAGAATTATTTTCATTATCAAGTTTATACTTTAAATCTCTAATTTGCTCTTCAATTTTGTATTGTTTCAAACGTAAATTATATCGAAGTTGCTTATTCTCTTTTGTTCACTTATTTTCAGGAATAATTGTTGTTCCGTGAAAATAGTCAATATCAACATGTTGGCAACCTACATGATGATACCCCATAGAAATAGCTTCGCTCATTGTTGTAACATTTTGACCAAATTCTTCCAAAGAAATTACCTTGTTTTCAAAAGGTCTACATAAAGAACAAGAATCCTCTCTTTCTTCAACATAAACTGTTACAGTGGACCTAATTGATTGTTTTTTTCCAAAACCATTATATATGCCTCATAATAAATTGTTAGAACTAGGCTTTAAATTTTTTGGAATGTCTTTTTGTTCTAATGATGGTGTATTTTTTTTGGTATTTTTTTTAAAGAACGGAATTATCATAATGATTGCAATTCCAACCACAATAATAATTAATAAACCTCATCAAGGTAATTGTCCAATATTCATATATTTAATTATTATGATCGTTTAAATGACCATAATACTCCTTTATTTCTAATGTTGATATTTTTTGCTTTTTATCGCAATCAACACATTTACCTAATTGATCTGTTGTTTCGTCTTCAAAATTAATTGCTTTGTTGAAAACAAATTTTTTGTAATCTCAACATTTTTTACAAAACATAAATAACCAATCATTATCATTATCAAAATTAAATGCCATACTCATCCTCTTTACAAAATAATTATAAAAAATAAATGTGGTTACACATTTATTTTTTGAAATATTTAATTATTTTTTAACTTTTAAATTTAACTG
The sequence above is drawn from the Williamsoniiplasma somnilux genome and encodes:
- a CDS encoding phage minor capsid protein, encoding MNIGQLPWWGLLIIIVVGIAIIMIIPFFKKNTKKNTPSLEQKDIPKNLKPSSNNLLWGIYNGFGKKQSIRSTVTVYVEEREDSCSLCRPFENKVISLEEFGQNVTTMSEAISMGYHHVGCQHVDIDYFHGTTIIPENKWTKENKQLRYNLRLKQYKIEEQIRDLKYKLDNENNSNDKQDKILEQLQKLEKELSKFCDDNNLFRNKERENPYISDVKKFN